The sequence below is a genomic window from Thermodesulfobacteriota bacterium.
TCATCTGAATCGTCACCTGAAGATTCTGTTCGGCGACCGGGCGAAAATGGAGATTACCGGTATGTCGGCCCTCATGGCCCGGAGCATAACGGCGGCCTTGGGCAGCATGGCCAGGAGCTACGCGCTGGCCTTTATCGTCATCGGCCTGATGATGATCTTTCTGACCGGCGAGTTGAAAACCGGCCTGTTCTCCATGATCCCCAATTTTATTCCAATTGTCATGACCCTGGGCCTCATGGGCGCGCTCAACGTGCCCCTGGACATGACTTCATTAATGATCGCCAGCATCGCCATGGGACTGGTGGTGGATGATACCGTCCATTTCATCTACAATTTCCGGAAATATTATCTGAAGACCGGCAATGCTTTCGCGGCGATCAATCTGACCCTGTCCGGCGTCGGCCGGGCCATGGTCATTACCTCGGTGGTGCTGGCCTGCGGGTTTTTAATGACCATTTTCGCCAACCTGTCCCATACCTTCCGTTTCGGCATCTTTACCGCCATTCCCATACTCTTTGCTCTGCTGGCGGATTTCCTGCTCCTGCCGGCCCTGATGATCGTCATCACCGGTTCCCACAATAAGCCGGAGGTGTTACATGCCCGGGATGAGGTGGTCGAACGGTTTTACCGGGATGCACGAACGGCGGAAGAATAAACGCGGCGGACGGGTTACGTGAAATCAGCCTCAATGCCCATGGCTTTGGCGCGCTCTATCCATTGCTTGCGGGCCAGCACTCTCATGTCAACGTCTTTGTCCGTTTCATCCACGATTTCCAGGCCTATCAGCGTTTCAATCAGGTCTTCGAGAGTCACCAGGCCTTCTGTGGATCCATGCTCGTTGACGATCATGGCGATATGCTGGCGGTTTTTCAAAAAACGTTCCAGCAGGGCGGTCAGCGATACCGATTCCGGAATCGCCATGAGGTCACGCTTCAGGGCCTTGAGCCGGTCGTCGCCGCGCTTTTGCGCCGCGGCAATCAGCACATCATCCTTGAGGATAAAGCCGACGATGTCGTTCATGTTGGATCGGTAAACAGGCAGTCGGGAGAACGGTGTCCGGGTGATCTGCGGTAAAGCGTCGGTGATCGTCATGTCTTCGGGAAGAGACGCCATTACCGATCGGGGCGTCATGATATCGGTTACCTTAATGGAGTCGAACCGCAGCAGATTCTGAATAATGCCTGACTCCTTGTCGCGCAGTTGGCCGGTTTCCGCGCCGGCCCGGGCCATGGCGATCAGTTCGTCTTTATTGAAGATGTGCATGCTTTTCCCGCGGGCGATGAATTTTGTCAGCAACTCGGAAACCCAGACGATCGGAAAGAGGACGACAATAAGGATGGTTACAAAAAGCGCGGCGGGTCTGACCAGCGCCTGCCAGTAGACGGCGCCGATGGTTTTGGGAAGGATTTCGGAAAGAAACAGAATCAGCAGCGTCATCAGCGCGGAAAACAGGCCAAACCAGGTATCGCCGAAAATAATCGTCGCCTGGGCGCCGGCGCCGATGGCGCCGAC
It includes:
- a CDS encoding hemolysin family protein, which produces MTPVLMLTVYVLLALTFSFLCSIAEAVLLSITPTYIEGKRETNPKLAAQLKRLKQDNIDRSLSAILTLNTIAHTVGAIGAGAQATIIFGDTWFGLFSALMTLLILFLSEILPKTIGAVYWQALVRPAALFVTILIVVLFPIVWVSELLTKFIARGKSMHIFNKDELIAMARAGAETGQLRDKESGIIQNLLRFDSIKVTDIMTPRSVMASLPEDMTITDALPQITRTPFSRLPVYRSNMNDIVGFILKDDVLIAAAQKRGDDRLKALKRDLMAIPESVSLTALLERFLKNRQHIAMIVNEHGSTEGLVTLEDLIETLIGLEIVDETDKDVDMRVLARKQWIERAKAMGIEADFT